Below is a genomic region from Ammonifex degensii KC4.
CGGGGATGAACGCCGCCATAAGGGCAGTAGTGCGCAAAGGGATTTATGAAGGGTGCGAGGTCTGGGGGATCAAGCGGGGTTTTGCCGGTCTTATCGAGGGAGATATCGTTCCTTTGGAGCTGGGATCGGTGGCCGACACCATCCACCGCGGCGGAACCATCCTGCTTACGGCCCGCTCGCAAGAGTTCATGACGGAGGAGGGGCGTCGGGAGGCTTTTGCCTCCCTTCATCGTGCCGGTATTGAGGGGCTAATAGGCATAGGCGGGGAGGGAACTTTTAAGGGACTCCTCACCTTCCACCGGGAGACGGGGTTCCCCGTCATCGGCGTGCCGGCCACCATCGATAACGACATCGGGGGCACCGATTACACCATAGGTTTCGACACGGCGGTAAACAACGTGGTGGACGCTATAAATAAGATAAGGGATACGGCCACCTCCCACGAGCGCACTTTTGTGGTAGAGGTTATGGGGCGCAACACGGGCTTTATCGCCCTAACGGCCGGGCTGGCAGGAGGTGCCGAGTCCATCTTGATCCCCGAGTTCCCCTTCGATATAGAGACGGTCTGCCAGCGCCTCATGCGGGGCATGAGGCGTGGCAAGCGGCACAGCATCATCGTGGTGGCAGAAGGGGTGGGCAGTGCCCCCGCCATTGCGCAGGAGATCAAGCAGCGCACGGGCCTGGAAACCAAGGCTATAATCCTGGGGCACATTCAGCGCGGCGGCACGCCCACCGTGTTCGACCGGGTGCTGGCCAGCATTATGGGGGCAAGGGCGGTGGAGCTCCTGCTGGCTGGGGAAAGGAGGGCAGCCGTGTGTCTGGTGGGAGGGGAGATCAAGCACTGCGACCTGGAGGAAGCCCTTAGGACCACCAAGAAGATCGACGAGGCCGCCTATAAACTGGCCGAAATCTTGGCTATATAAGGCTGGTGGATTGAGGTGCTACGGCACACCAAGATAGTCTGCACCATAGGGCCGTCAAGCTCAAACCCGGCGGTAATCGAGAGCCTGCTCCGGGCGGGCATGGACGTGGCCCGGATAAACATGTCGCACGGCACGCAGGAGGAGCACCGGCAGAGGATCAGGCTTTTGCGGGAGATAGCCCAGCGGCTGGTAAAGAACCTCGGCATCCTGGTGGACATCCGGGGCCCGCGGATAAGAATAGGCGAGCTTCAGGGAGGCAAGGTGGAGCTCCGGGAAGGGGAAGAGGTAGAGCTCGTTCCTGGAGACTTTCTGGGCACTTCCTCCCGCCTGCCGGTAAACTACCCGGGTATCGTAGAGGACCTCAAACCCGGCGATCCGGTACTGCTGGCTGACGGGCTCATCGGCCTGCGGGTAAAGGAGGTTTCTCCTTCCGGGGTCAGGTGCCGGGTAGAGGCGGGCGGGGAGCTTACTCCTCACAAGGGGGTCAACCTGCCGGGGGTCAAGGTCAATCTGCCCTCCCTCACCGAGAAGGATGTGGAGGATATAAAGTTTGCCGTGAGCGAGCGGGTGGATTTCTTAGCCCTCTCCTACGTGCGCCGGGCCGACGACGTGCTGGCGGCCCGGCGCCTCCTGGAGGAGCTGGGGGCAGGAGATCTCTGGCTCATTGCCAAGATCGAAAACCGCGAGGGTGTGGAGAACCTGCATGCCATTTTAAAGGTGGCCGACGGTGTGATGGTAGCCCGGGGGGATTTGGGACTGGAGATTCCCCTGGAGGAAGTTCCTTTGGTGCAAAAAGAGATTATTTCCCGCGCCAACGCCGCCGGTAAGCCGGTGATCACGGCTACCCAGATGCTGGAGTCCATGATCCAGCACCCGCGCCCCACCCGGGCCGAGGTGGCCGACGTGGCTAACGCCATCCTGGACGGCACCGACGCGGTCATGCTCTCTGCTGAGACGGCCATCGGGCATTACCCGGCGGAGACGGTGGCTACCATGGCTCGCATCGCGAGCCGAACCGAAGAGGCTTTCTCCTATGAGGATTCGCTGGAGCGCCGGCGGGAGACACAGGCCAAGCACACCGTAACCGATGCCATAAGTTTCGCCACCTGTGCCGCCGCCCGGGACCTGGGGGCGGCGGCCATAATCACCGCTACTCAGACCGGCTACACGGCCCGCATGGTGGCAAAGTACCGGCCACGGGCTCCTATCCTGGCGGCGACGCCGCGGGTGGAAGTGATGCGGCGCCTAGCCTTGGTCTGGGGGGTATACCCTATCTTAGTGGAGCGTATGGAGAATACCGACCAGATGATAGATGAGGCGGTACGGGCGGCCATGGCCTCCGGCTACATCAAGTCAGGGGATCTGGTGGTAATAACGGCCGGCGTGCCCGTAGGAGTACACGGTACTACCAATCTTTTGAAGGTGCATACCGTGGGAGATGTGCTGGCACGAGGGATGGGCATAGGAGCCAAGTCGGTAACGGGAAGGGTAAGAATAGCGAAGACCGCCAAAGAAGCCCTGGAGAAGGTACAGCCGGGGGACATTTTGGTGGCCCCGGCCACGGACAAAGAGTATATCCCGGCCATTCGGAAGTGCGCCGGGATCGTCACCGAAGTGGGAGGGGTAACCTCCCACGCGGCCATCGTGGGCCTGGAGTTCGGCATCCCGGTCATCGTGGGGGTGGAAGGGGCTACGGCCATCCTGCAGGACGGCCAGGAAGTGACCCTGGATGGGCAGAGGGGTATCATTTACCGGGGCTCGGCGCGGGTACTCTAGAAAAGGGGATCTCGATGGGGGAAGCAATTTTAGGAAAACTTTCCGCGCTGGGCCTGGGAGGCTTGGCCTTGGGAAGTTTCCTGGAGGCACTGGGGATACCCCTTTTCCCCGGCGGAATCATGGTCATCCTGGCTGGCTTTCTGGTGGCAAGGGGGCACTTTCCCTTCCCCGCCGCCCTCACCGCTACGGTGGCCGGTTTCGCGCTGGGCTCTCTCATCGCTTATCTAGTGGGCAGGAGGGTGGGAGAGGATTTCTTTGATGTTTTGGGCCACCGGTTTCGCCTCCCTTTATCGCGCCTGGAACAGGCCCGCCTTTACTTGCGCCGCTTTTCTCCAGGTTTCGTCCTTTTTGGCCGCTTCTTGCCGGGAATGGGCAATCTTGTGCCTTACTTAGCCGGCATGAGTGGGATAAGCCCTGCCCTTTTCCTGGGTCTCACCCTCGTGTTTGCCCTCGCCTGGGGGACACTTTACCTTTCTTTAGGCATGTTTTTCGAGTACGGCTGGCAGCAAGCCGCGCAGAAACTGCAACCTTTTCTGCTCTTGGCAGGGATAGCGGGTCTTTTTGTTTACTGGTTCATTTTCCAGTACCGCCCCTGGCGCAGGGCCTGAAACAGTTGCTAGCCAAGAGAAGTAGAGCTATCATGTTGGTGAAGTCTTTGGAGCTTTTTAGCCAAGGCAGGGGAGAGAGTTTGCTTAAACTGGACGCCAACAGCCGTATCATTTTAGAAGGGCGCTATTTAAAGCGGGACGAAGCAGGGAACGTGGTAGAAACGCCGGAAGAAATGTTCTGGCGGGTGGCCCGGGCGGTGGCTGAGGCCGAAGCCCGCTTCGGGGCCAGCGCGCAGGAGGTAGAGGAGTGGGCCCGGCGCTTTTTTGAATTGATGGCTTCCTTAGACTTCCTGCCCAACAGTCCTACTTTAATCAATGCGGGGCGGGAGCTGGGACAGCTAGCCGCCTGTTTTGTTTTACCCATAGAAGACAGCATCGAGTCCATATTCGAGACCTTGAAATATGCGGCTTTGATTCACAAGAGTGGGGGCGGCACGGGCTTTGATTTTTCCCGCCTGCGCCCCAAGGGCGACCCGGTGCGCTCTACCGGAGGGGTGGCTTCGGGGCCGGTTAGCTTCATGCGCATCTTCAACGCCGCCACCGAGGAGATCAAGCAGGGAGGGGTGCGCCGGGGGGCCAATATGGGAATTTTGCGGGCGGACCACCCCGACATAATGGAGTTTGTGGCCTGCAAAGAAGAGGAAGGGGCTTTTAGGAACTTCAACATATCGGTGGCGGTAACGGATGCCTTTTTCGAGACCTTAGCCCGCTCCGGGGAGTGGGAGCTGGTTTTCCGGGGCAAGGTTTACCGACGCCTGCCGGCACGCGAGCTCTTCGACTGGATCGTGCAGCACGCGCACGCCAACGGGGAGCCAGGGCTTTTGTTCCTGGACGCTATCAACCGGGCCAACCCCACGCCGGCGCTAGGAAGGATCGAGGCCACCAATCCCTGCGTTACAGGTGATACTCTGGTATATACCGATCAGGGCTTGGTCCGGGTAAAAGAGCTAGCACAGCAAGAGAGACCCCCTATGTTGGTGGCCGATAGTCGGGTGAGTTCAGAGCGCTTTGTGCCTGCGTCCGCTGCCTTCGCTACTGGGAAAAAGCAAGTGTTCAAACTGGTGACGCGGGAAGGATTCGAAGTACGGCTGACGGCTGATCACCTGGTGATGACCGAACGCGGGTGGGTGGCGGCACGCGATTTGGTGAAAGGGGACCGCATCTTCGTTTTGGACCGCCCCGGCGGGTTCGGTACCGAGGGGTCGTATGAACTCGGTCTGGTTCTGGGTTGGCTGGTTGGAGACGGCGGCATCAAGGCCGACAAAGCAGTTCTTAGTTTCTTCGGCGAAGAAAAAGGAGAACTTGCGCCTGCCTTCGCTGCTGCTGGTGCGGTAGTATGCCCGAGCCTCAATGGGCGCCCTTACAAAGTGGGTGTGGTAGAGATTCTTGGGCGGAATGAGGCTCGCGTGCAGTCGACGCGTCTGCGGGAGCTGGTTGAGCAGTGGGGGCTTGCCGAAAAGAAGCTGCAGGTGCCGGAGGTTGTGTTCCGTGGTTCTCGCGATATGCAGGTAGGATTCCTGCGGGCACTGTTCAGTGCTGATGGACGTGTAGAGAAAGGATCCGGCTCCCGTTACGCAGTTGTGCTTACGTCAGTCGACCGGGACTTCCTCCGGGACGTGCAGCGGCTTCTCTTAAATTTCGGTATTTACAGCCGGATTTTCCGGGGTCGTCACAGATCGGAACTCCGGGCCCTACCCAACGGTCGCGGCGGACGGTCCGAGTACCCTTGTCAGGAAGTGTGTGATCTGCGTATTAGTGGCGAGTCGCTGATAACTTTCTACCAGGAGATAGGTTTCTTGCCCGGCCATAAAGCTGAGCAACTGGCCAAAATTGTCGCCAGCTTTCGGCGTGGTCCGTACCGAAAGCCCTTTGTAGCCCGTTTTGAAGCTTTGATCCCTGACGGTGAGGAGATGGTATACGACCTGACGGTTCCTGCAGTTCATGCCTTCGTGGCTAACGGGCTGGTAGTACACAACTGCGGGGAGCAGCCCCTTCTCCCTTATGAGTCTTGCAACCTGGGGTCGATAAACCTGCTCAACATGGTGGACGGTGCTGGGTTTTCCTGGGAGAAATTGCGTGAGGTAGTTCACCTGGCGGTGCGCTTTCTGGACGACGTGATCGAGGTGAACAACTTCCCTGTGCCGGCTATAGCGGCGGCCACCCGGCGTACACGCAAGGTGGGCTTGGGGGTTATGGGCTGGGCCGATGCCCTTTTCAAGCTGGGCATCCCTTACGACTCCGAAGCGGCGCTGGGGCTAGGAGCAGAAGTCATGCGCTTCATCCGGGAGGAGGCGCGGGCAGCTTCCAGGCAATTGGCCGAAGAACGAGGCACTTTCCCTGCCTGGGAAGATTCTGTTTACTATCCCCATCTGCCGCTGCGCAACGCTACCTTAACCACCATAGCTCCCACCGGCTCCATCAGCGCCATTGCCGGCGTCAGTCCGGGTATAGAGCCGGTTTTTGCCCTGGCCTACACGCGGATGGTGCTCGACGGGAAAAAGCTTTTGGTAGTGGATAAAGTATTTCAGGAATACGTGGAGCAGAATTTCCCTCCCTCGCGGCGCGAGGAGATAATGGCCGGGGTGAGCCGGACGGGAAACTTGGGGCTTTGTGCCGAAGAGCTGGATCTACCCGAAGATATGCGGCGCCTTTTCAAGACGGCTCTGGAGATAGCTCCGGAGTGGCACCTGCGCCACCAGGCCACCTTCCAGCAATACACCGACAACGCTGTGAGCAAGACCATCAACCTGCCTTCCGATTCCTCCCCGGAGGAGGTAGGGCAGATCTTCTGGAAGGCCTTCGAACTAAAGGTAAAGGGCCTCACCGTCTACCGCACCGGCTCACGCCGCGAGCAGCCCTTGCTCTTGCCTACTACATGCCGCCCCTGCCGCTTGAGATGATGGAAAAATCATGCAGATAAGAAAGCTTTTTGCCCTGTGGACAGGAAAAATCACAGCCAGACTTTCTCGTTTGGCGGGGGGGAAGGGCTCTTCCCTTCCCGGGAAGGTAGTTTTGCGCCTTTTTCCTCAGGCCCTGGAGACTTGGGCGCAAAGGCTTAACTCGCGGATAATCGTGGTGACAGGGACCAACGGCAAGACCACCACCAACAACATGCTCGCCTCTATCTTCTCCTCCTTGGGCTACTGGGTAGTGACCAACTGGGAAGGGGCTAATCTAGCTAGTGGCCTCACTTCTGCTTTTCTTCGTTCCACTTCTTGGAAAGGTGACCTTTCCTGCGATTGGGCCTTGCTGGAAGTAGACGAGGCCGCCTTCCCTAAGGTAATTGCCAGCCTTAGGCCAGCGGTAGTGGTGGTTACCAACTTCTTCCGGGACCAGCTTGACCGCTACGGTGAGCTCGACCGCACTGTATCCTTGGTTAAAGAAGCGCTTCTGAAGCTGCCTCCGACCAAGCTGGTGCTGAACGCCGACGATCCTCTGGTGGTGAAGCTGGCAGATACTTCTCACCCGGTGATCTTCTACGGTATCGGCGTTCCCGTACGCGCAGGCAAGGAGGAAGAGCCTTGTCGGGAGGCTAGGTTCTGCCCTTACTGCGGCCGGGAGCTGCAGTACCAGTATTACCACTACAGCCAGCTGGGAGCCTATCGTTGTCCCGGCTGCGGTTTTGCCCGCCCGACAACCCAGGTAGAAGCCCTGGCGGTAAAGATACTCGACGGGCATATATCGTGCCGGGTTCGGGTAGGGGATCGGGTGGTGGATTGTGAACTTCCCACTTTAGGCTTTTACAACGTATACAATGCCCTGGCCGTTTTCGGGGTGGGGATGTGGCTTGGCCTGCCCACGGAAGTGATAGCCCGGGAGCTCGGTCACTACGTGCCGGCTACGGGGAGGTTGCAGCGTTTCGTCCACCGGGGGCGCCCCGTTTACCTCAACCTGGTCAAGAATCCGGCCGGCTTCAACGAGAGCCTGCGCCTGCTAAGCATGTCCTCCGAGACCAAGGACGTGTTTATCGCGCTCAACGACAACGAGGCCGACGGCCGGGACGTCTCTTGGATATGGGACGTGGATTTCGAAAACCTCCTGCCCCAGGGCTCAGTTTTATCCTTTGTTTGCTCCGGCAAAAGAGCGGCGGATATGGCCCTGCGGCTGCGCTACGCGGGCGTTCCTCTGCGCAAAATAGAGGTACTTCCCCGGCTTGAGGACGGGGTGCGCGCGGCTCTAGCGGGGCAAGGCAAGTCGGTATACTTTATGGCCACTTACACCGCTCTCTGGCCGGTGGAGAAATTGCTCAGGCGCTACGGGAAGGAAGAGAGGGATGCTGACCGTTTGCCATCTCTATCCTGACCTATTGAACCTTTACGGTGATCGGGGTAACGTCACCGTCTTCCTGCGCCGCTGCCAGTGGCGTGGAATCCCCGTGCGGCTTTGGGAGGTGCGCTTCGGCGAATCGGTGGACTTCACCAAGGTAGACTTTCTTTTCCTGGGCGGGGGTTCGGACCGGGAGCAGCAGTTGGTGGTTACCGATCTCCTTCCTCGCCTGGCAAACTTGCGTCAGGCGATAGAAGAGGGGCTGGTGGTTCTAGCCGTTTGCGGCGGCTACCAGCTCCTGGGCCATTACTACCAGACGGCGCAAGGCGAAAAGCTGCCCGGGCTAGGTATTTTAGACCTTTACACCGAGGCAGGCGAGGGGCGACTCATAGGGGACATAGCGGTGGAAGTGCAGATGGGAGGGCGTAGCCAGATCCTATGCGGCTTTGAGAACCACTCGGGGCGCACTTATCTGGGCCGGGTAAGCCCACTTGGACGAGTGTTGCGGGGATTCGGGAACAACGGCTGGGATGGGACCGAAGGGGCCAGGTACAAAAATGTCTTCGGCACCTATCTACACGGGCCGCTTCTCCCCAAAAACCCTGCCTTCGCCGACTACCTCATAAGTCTGGCACTTGGTCGCCGGGGCCTGGAGATAATGCTCCCGCCTTTGCCCGACGTGCTGGAAAGACAGGCGCGAGAGGTGATCTTACGCCGCCTTCGCTTGCGGGGTAGCTAAAAGGGGCCGGAAATTTTGCCGGCCCCTCATTGGATCGGCACCTTTACCCAGCGGCGCCTGCCAGCCTCGGTTTTGGGCAGACGCACCTCTAAGACACCGTTGCGGTAGGTGGCCTGGGCTTCTTCCGGTTTGACCTCGGCGGGAAGGCTGAAGGTGCGGCTGAAGCTACCGTAGTAGCGCTCGGCGTGGTAAACGCCTTCCTGGGTGTAGGAGGCGTCGCGCTTTATCTCTCCCCGAAGGGTGATGGTGTCTTCGGTGACCGTCACTTCTACGTCGTCCTTGGACTCCAGGCCCGGTATCTCAGCGGTGACTATCACTTCGTCTTCGGTCTGATAGATGTCTACGCGGGGGGTGAAAGCTTCTCCCCAGTTTCCTCCTCGCCAGCCGAAGGCGGGGCGAAGGAAGTCCCACAGGCGGTTCATCTGCTCCCGCAGGCTGGTGATCTCCCTGTAAGGATCGTACCTGCTGCGAAGGGCCATCGATAGCTCCTCCTTCTCTCGCGGTTTTTCCGTTTCCACTATGCCCGCGAGAAGGAGCAGGTATGCGCAGGATTTTAAAAAAGGGGTAGCGAAAAGCATGGCTTTAAACGAAAGCAAAGGAGTGGTCTGGCCTTGACCAAGCAACAGCCCTTACTCAAAGCGCTGACTTTGGCCCGGGAAGAGTTCGGGCGGCGAGTGCGGAGTACCATGGCCTGGAAAGCCGGCGTGCGCATGGACGAAGAAGGGCGGCTGGTAGTACCCTTCTTCGGCAGGACCTACCGTGTTCCTCCGCCTCCCGGCCAGGAGATACCGGTAGTTGAAGAAATCCTTCTCCTCCACTACCTCACCCGGGCGGCGGGACTCCTGCCGGCGGGGGAATGGGTCTCCTTCAAAGAACTACCCAATGGCTTCATTTACCACGTACCTTTCAACCAGCGGGTGGTTCGCCCTTTGCTCAAGGTCTTCGGCTCCGATCCCCAAGCCCTGCTGGATGCGGGAAGGAAATTGGGAGGCGAAGAATTGTCCCTGGGGGACGCGGCGGTAGCGCTCAGGGCCCTTCCCCGCTTTCCCTTGGCCTACGTCCTCTGGG
It encodes:
- a CDS encoding intein-containing adenosylcobalamin-dependent ribonucleoside-diphosphate reductase; amino-acid sequence: MLVKSLELFSQGRGESLLKLDANSRIILEGRYLKRDEAGNVVETPEEMFWRVARAVAEAEARFGASAQEVEEWARRFFELMASLDFLPNSPTLINAGRELGQLAACFVLPIEDSIESIFETLKYAALIHKSGGGTGFDFSRLRPKGDPVRSTGGVASGPVSFMRIFNAATEEIKQGGVRRGANMGILRADHPDIMEFVACKEEEGAFRNFNISVAVTDAFFETLARSGEWELVFRGKVYRRLPARELFDWIVQHAHANGEPGLLFLDAINRANPTPALGRIEATNPCVTGDTLVYTDQGLVRVKELAQQERPPMLVADSRVSSERFVPASAAFATGKKQVFKLVTREGFEVRLTADHLVMTERGWVAARDLVKGDRIFVLDRPGGFGTEGSYELGLVLGWLVGDGGIKADKAVLSFFGEEKGELAPAFAAAGAVVCPSLNGRPYKVGVVEILGRNEARVQSTRLRELVEQWGLAEKKLQVPEVVFRGSRDMQVGFLRALFSADGRVEKGSGSRYAVVLTSVDRDFLRDVQRLLLNFGIYSRIFRGRHRSELRALPNGRGGRSEYPCQEVCDLRISGESLITFYQEIGFLPGHKAEQLAKIVASFRRGPYRKPFVARFEALIPDGEEMVYDLTVPAVHAFVANGLVVHNCGEQPLLPYESCNLGSINLLNMVDGAGFSWEKLREVVHLAVRFLDDVIEVNNFPVPAIAAATRRTRKVGLGVMGWADALFKLGIPYDSEAALGLGAEVMRFIREEARAASRQLAEERGTFPAWEDSVYYPHLPLRNATLTTIAPTGSISAIAGVSPGIEPVFALAYTRMVLDGKKLLVVDKVFQEYVEQNFPPSRREEIMAGVSRTGNLGLCAEELDLPEDMRRLFKTALEIAPEWHLRHQATFQQYTDNAVSKTINLPSDSSPEEVGQIFWKAFELKVKGLTVYRTGSRREQPLLLPTTCRPCRLR
- the pyk gene encoding pyruvate kinase, which produces MLRHTKIVCTIGPSSSNPAVIESLLRAGMDVARINMSHGTQEEHRQRIRLLREIAQRLVKNLGILVDIRGPRIRIGELQGGKVELREGEEVELVPGDFLGTSSRLPVNYPGIVEDLKPGDPVLLADGLIGLRVKEVSPSGVRCRVEAGGELTPHKGVNLPGVKVNLPSLTEKDVEDIKFAVSERVDFLALSYVRRADDVLAARRLLEELGAGDLWLIAKIENREGVENLHAILKVADGVMVARGDLGLEIPLEEVPLVQKEIISRANAAGKPVITATQMLESMIQHPRPTRAEVADVANAILDGTDAVMLSAETAIGHYPAETVATMARIASRTEEAFSYEDSLERRRETQAKHTVTDAISFATCAAARDLGAAAIITATQTGYTARMVAKYRPRAPILAATPRVEVMRRLALVWGVYPILVERMENTDQMIDEAVRAAMASGYIKSGDLVVITAGVPVGVHGTTNLLKVHTVGDVLARGMGIGAKSVTGRVRIAKTAKEALEKVQPGDILVAPATDKEYIPAIRKCAGIVTEVGGVTSHAAIVGLEFGIPVIVGVEGATAILQDGQEVTLDGQRGIIYRGSARVL
- a CDS encoding DUF3786 domain-containing protein, which codes for MTKQQPLLKALTLAREEFGRRVRSTMAWKAGVRMDEEGRLVVPFFGRTYRVPPPPGQEIPVVEEILLLHYLTRAAGLLPAGEWVSFKELPNGFIYHVPFNQRVVRPLLKVFGSDPQALLDAGRKLGGEELSLGDAAVALRALPRFPLAYVLWAGDEEFPPQATVLFDTTAPAYFSTEDCVWLAQLGVNYLAAAQKGVGFENGKAL
- the pfkA gene encoding 6-phosphofructokinase codes for the protein MRRIGVLTSGGDAPGMNAAIRAVVRKGIYEGCEVWGIKRGFAGLIEGDIVPLELGSVADTIHRGGTILLTARSQEFMTEEGRREAFASLHRAGIEGLIGIGGEGTFKGLLTFHRETGFPVIGVPATIDNDIGGTDYTIGFDTAVNNVVDAINKIRDTATSHERTFVVEVMGRNTGFIALTAGLAGGAESILIPEFPFDIETVCQRLMRGMRRGKRHSIIVVAEGVGSAPAIAQEIKQRTGLETKAIILGHIQRGGTPTVFDRVLASIMGARAVELLLAGERRAAVCLVGGEIKHCDLEEALRTTKKIDEAAYKLAEILAI
- a CDS encoding DedA family protein, encoding MGEAILGKLSALGLGGLALGSFLEALGIPLFPGGIMVILAGFLVARGHFPFPAALTATVAGFALGSLIAYLVGRRVGEDFFDVLGHRFRLPLSRLEQARLYLRRFSPGFVLFGRFLPGMGNLVPYLAGMSGISPALFLGLTLVFALAWGTLYLSLGMFFEYGWQQAAQKLQPFLLLAGIAGLFVYWFIFQYRPWRRA
- a CDS encoding Hsp20/alpha crystallin family protein, with translation MALRSRYDPYREITSLREQMNRLWDFLRPAFGWRGGNWGEAFTPRVDIYQTEDEVIVTAEIPGLESKDDVEVTVTEDTITLRGEIKRDASYTQEGVYHAERYYGSFSRTFSLPAEVKPEEAQATYRNGVLEVRLPKTEAGRRRWVKVPIQ
- a CDS encoding Mur ligase family protein, giving the protein MAGGKGSSLPGKVVLRLFPQALETWAQRLNSRIIVVTGTNGKTTTNNMLASIFSSLGYWVVTNWEGANLASGLTSAFLRSTSWKGDLSCDWALLEVDEAAFPKVIASLRPAVVVVTNFFRDQLDRYGELDRTVSLVKEALLKLPPTKLVLNADDPLVVKLADTSHPVIFYGIGVPVRAGKEEEPCREARFCPYCGRELQYQYYHYSQLGAYRCPGCGFARPTTQVEALAVKILDGHISCRVRVGDRVVDCELPTLGFYNVYNALAVFGVGMWLGLPTEVIARELGHYVPATGRLQRFVHRGRPVYLNLVKNPAGFNESLRLLSMSSETKDVFIALNDNEADGRDVSWIWDVDFENLLPQGSVLSFVCSGKRAADMALRLRYAGVPLRKIEVLPRLEDGVRAALAGQGKSVYFMATYTALWPVEKLLRRYGKEERDADRLPSLS
- a CDS encoding type 1 glutamine amidotransferase — its product is MLTVCHLYPDLLNLYGDRGNVTVFLRRCQWRGIPVRLWEVRFGESVDFTKVDFLFLGGGSDREQQLVVTDLLPRLANLRQAIEEGLVVLAVCGGYQLLGHYYQTAQGEKLPGLGILDLYTEAGEGRLIGDIAVEVQMGGRSQILCGFENHSGRTYLGRVSPLGRVLRGFGNNGWDGTEGARYKNVFGTYLHGPLLPKNPAFADYLISLALGRRGLEIMLPPLPDVLERQAREVILRRLRLRGS